CAACCTACTCCACACGTTATTCTGAATTCCTACTGAGTCTGGTCGGACGCGGTGGCATTTTAAGACGGATTTCCAGCGTCAGACATTTTCCCCACCCAAATCTCAGGAGAGTTTCTACAGCAGAGATGCCCATTCTACGTCACAGAGAGAAGAGCTCACCCAGGTTGCACCGAGCGGGATTATGATGCAGCCGCGTGTCACGGCCACTGGACCCTGGTCTCGGGGCTCTCAAGGATTCGTGTGACCTTGAGGAGGCTCCACATTTCTAGACTCacgttaaaaaacaaaaaaacaaaacaaacaaaaaaaaggcaatcCAAACCCTCCGGCGCGGTGCGCGCGCCCACCCTCCACTTGGCTCTTCCACCGTCGCCCCCCTCGTCCGGGAGGCTCCACGGCGTTTTCGGAGAAAGGATGAGGTCGTCTAAGAAAACAGAGGGCGAGCCCAAGGTCACGGCGCCCGCGAGCCATCGGGGTCCCGTCCCCCGCCCGGGCCGCGGCCCTGCTCACCGCCCCGCCGCTGCTTTTCCCGCCTGGGCATCTCCCGGCGGGGGCAGGCTCGTTCGGGGAAGGCACCAGCGACCGCAgcgcccccggggccccgcgAGCGCTCTCGACGCGCGCccaggggccgggggccgggggccgggggccggggggcagcccggggaggGGCCCCCAGCGCGGGGTCTCGGGCCTCTCCCGGCCGGcagcgccccgccgcccccgccgccctgcGGGTCCCGGGGAGGTAACGGAGCCGCGTGCCCGGGGCGGGGCCACGTGCGATTGGCCGCGCGGGGTCGGGGGCGGGCCCGCGGCGGGCCGGCCGGGCGGGCGCCGACAATGAGCCTCCATAAAAGGGAGCGGCGGGGGCCTGGGGCCCCGGATTGAGCCCTCCCCGCCCGGGGTCCCGACGCGCTCGGTCTCGGGGAGGCCCGGTCGCGCCCTCGCAGGCCGGGCGGtgagcggcgggcggcgggcggcggggagggggctcctGGCGGCGCGCCCGGCCTCCCGCGTCCGGTCACCgcgtccccccccgccccccgcctcggCCGCATCATGGCCCTGAAGGCCGAGGGCGCCGCGCTCGACTGCTTCGAGGTGACGCTCAAATGCGAGGAAGGGGAGGACGAGGAAGAGGCCGTGGTGGTGGCCGTGATTCCACGGCCCGAGCCGATGCTCAGAGGTGAGGCTGGAGGGGACCCCACTTCCGCGTCACGGCGCGGcccgcgcgccccctccccctccggccTGGGAcccgggcgccccctcccccgctctGGCTCCGCCCCCTCCGGGGTCTGGAATCTGGGGCCTCCCCGaattccccctcccccgcccccgtccgGGGTCTGGAGCCTTCGATCCACGCCCCGCGCGCTCCGGATCTTCCGGTGCCCGAGCGCCCCCTCGCCCGGGCCCCGCACCGGCGGCCGCGGCCTCCCGCCCCGCGGAGGCGGGGGCCGGGCTGCGGTCCAGGCCGAGGGGCAGCGAGGCCTCCAGGCCCGAGGCTGGGCGCGGCGGCCTGCTGTCCGGAGGGAGCTGGAGGATGCCGCCCGCCGAGGGGAGGATTTTCAGGGCCCTCTGCACGGAAAGCCTTCCTGTCCCCCAACCCCTCTTTGCATCTCCTGCCTAACACTTGAGTAAGCCACAGGTGTCAGATTCTAGCGCTTCGGGGGTGAATGGGATACAGCGCTTGCCAGGGGTACCCTCTGCCACGCAGGAAGGGGCTTGGCCTCAGGAGGGGATAGCAGGAACGGTCTGGGAACACTtgctttcccctccccctttaCCAATTTCTTTAGTCTGCAGGATCTTGCAGACCATTAGAAAACAAAGGGCCGTCTAAACGGAAAACTTAATACTGGcgaaaatgccaaaaaaaatctttttcgtAGAAATGCGAACGTGTGTTTATTTTAAGATACCTCTTCCCATAAAGGGGATTGTACCCAAAAGAGAGAGCAAGGCCATTTATTTAATCCCCGCGGAACACGCTATCTCCGTGCACTGCCTCTCAGCCTTTTTGGAATCTGCAGGGTTTTAAAACAAGTCGAGGAAATGAAAGCTGCTGCCCTTGTCAGAGCTTTAGATCTAGCAGAGGTTCTTTTCCGTATTTGTGctagtatttactgagtgctggATGCTAGGCTGCGTGAATTAATTGTTTCAACAACCCTTTAAGGGAGGCCCTATTCCCCACTGTTACGGTGGGGAAACAGAAGTCCGGAGAAGTTAATTCATTCAACAGGTTTTTATTAGTAGCACCTATTATAAACGAGGCAGTTTTAGGCTGGACATGCAAATGGTTATGAACAAAGATGTAACGTCTCATCTACATATACGTATAAATGAATGACCAAAGACAAACGTAATTCAGTGCATAGGGTGTCAGGTGCCGATAAGTGGTTCAGAGAACACCAgagcaaagggaggagaaaatgGATTGGGAGGCGTTTTATTTGGAATATCAAGTAGTCAGAAAGGCTTCTTTTCCAATGTGAATTTTGAGCCCAGACTCCCAGGAAGGGAGAGAACGAACCTTTGTGGATGATTGGAGGGAAAGCATCTTAGGCAGAGAGAATAGCAAGTGTAAGTGTCCTGAAGCAGAAGCTTTTTGAAAGAGTTTAGAGGAGAAAAGGATGAATTCAAGGCTTTTGACCTGAGCACCCAGAAGGACAGGCCTCCCACATCCCAAGACCAGGCAACTAGGATGCAAGCGTATGAAGACAGAGAGTTAAGATTTGAATGGGGCGAGTTTGAGATGCCTGTGACACATCCAAGCTGTAAGGCCAGATAGGCATCAGACACATGCATTTCAGTGCCACTGGAGAGCGGCTGGTGGTATAGATACGGGAGTTGTCAGCCGCCAGGCAACGGGACAACACCCGTCAGAGGAAGGAGTTAGATAGGAGAGGTCTAAAAAACTGAACTGTGGAGCTCTCTCCAGTGACTGCAGGTTGGAGATTGAGTCAGTCCCTCATCAAAGATTTCTGAATGCCACTGCATGCCAGGCATTGTTTTTGATGCTGGAGGTCCAGGTGTGAACGATCCAAAGTCTTGCTGTCCTGGAGCTCACTGGGCAGTGGGGAGGCATGGTGCACAAGTAAAACACACGTTAGGTCTGATGGTGGTGTGGGCTGAGGAGCAGGACATGAGGGGTAAAGGGGAATGGGGTGTCCAGCTTTCTGCAGGAGGCAAGAGGGCTGTGGTAAAAAGATAGTTCTTCAGGCTATTCCTTGAAAGAGATGAGAGAGCTGCACAGGCACCTGAAAAGAGGTGAGGAGGACCCAGTACCAGCAACTGCAAGAGAGCCccagggaagaaaggaatgaatcAACAGGAGGCAGTGCCTGGAAGCCAAGTAACAAAAACCTAGATGGAAGAAGTGACGAGCCAAATGATGAAATTTAAGAACTGACAGCCAGGTTTAGCTTTGGTGACCTTGACGGGAGTTGTTTCCGAGCAGTGGTGGGAAAGAAAGCCCAATGGCAGTCAAGAGGTCAAGGTTATTGTGCATGGTCACATGGGACATAGGAACAGCCCAGCCTCGGACCTGAATCTTCCGAGTCCTGGCCACTTCTCAGACCCGTTTCATATGCCACTTATCCATACGGTTCCCAGACGTCAGGGCCCCTCATATTTTACTTCATCCCATCTTCTCAGATGGGAAGGAGATGCGGTTACAAAAGAGCAAGGGGACTCTGCTGCAGAAGCATGGAGCTGCCAGGCTAATGGGGGTCCAAGGCTGCCTTTGTTGAACCGGAAAGAATTCCTGCCCTGCCAGAGCTTGTGGCCCATGTGCACAGGGAACAGATGCCAGGCAGACCCTTGGGAATGAGATCACCCCTGCAAATGctctgggaggtgggagagggattGTGATGGGGTGTGGCAGCCTTCTGAAGGGTCCTTGCCAGGTGGAGAAACAGGCATGCCTGTTCTTTGCTGACTGCAGGCTCCCGGAGCATCTCCTAGGTGGCAGGCCCTGTGGGGGCAGTGAGACAATCAGATGTTCTCAAGAAAGTATGCAGCATGGCCTGGAAGTCAGAGGTGGATATAATCAACCGTCGGGGTGGGAGGTCCCAAAGGCTTCCCAGGAGTGACAATGTGAGCAAGGCCATAAAGGAAGTGTAGGAATTTGTCAGACCAATCAGAATGGTCTAGATGAATGTGCCAAAGCTGAAAACCTGCAAGAACACAGCCTGTTGGAAACCCTGTGGTCTGGAGCCAGATTGAAAGGAgatatacaggggatccctgggtggctcagtggtttggcgcctgcctttgtcctgggacgtgaccctggagtcccgggattgagtcccacatcgggctccctgcatggagcctgcttctccctctgcctgtgtctctgcctctctctgtctctctttcatgaataaataaataaaatctttaaaaaaaaaaaaaaaagcagatacacAGATAGTGGGATGCCGATGCACACAGGTTGCGTTTAGTATGGTTAGTGCCTTGCGGGctgcaggggagaggagagagagagacttgggGTAAGAATGTGCCTCCCTCCGCCCTCCAGCCCTCCACCAAGTTTGGGGAATCATGTAAGTATTCTAGGCCATGGGTACCTCTACTGGTAACATCCTCCTGCACGTCTCCCTCTGTAGTGGCCCAGCAGGAGAAGACCCCACCGCCTAGGCCCAACCTGCTGGAGGCAGGCAGCGATGGCTGTGAGGAGCCCAAGCAGCAGGTGTCTTGGGAGCAGGAGTTCCTTGTGGGAAACAGCCCCGGAGGCAGCGGGCGGGCACTGTGCATGGTGTGTGGGTCCGAAATCCGGTCCCCCTCTGCCGACACGGCGCGCATGCATATCCTGGAGCAGCATCCTCACACCCTGGACCTGAGCCCTTCAGAGAAAAGCAACATCCTGGAGGCCTGGAGTGAGGGAGTGGCCCTTTTGCAAGACATCAGAGCTGAGCAGCCTTCCTCGCCCACCTCAGGTAGTTGGAAGTGAGGGTCGGGTGGAGGATGAAGGGAAAAGTCGGACTCACAGAGCACTTGGAACTCACTGGGTGTTTGCCTTCTTCAGACTCAGGCCAGGATGTCGAAGCTGACCCGGACTCCGACCCAGACCCTGCCAAAATGCCAGCAGAGATCGTTGTTCTCCTCGACTCTGAGGACAACCCATCTCTCCCGAAAAGGAGCCGGCCCAGGGGACTCCGCCCCCTCGAGCTTCCTGGTCAGTTTTTGGGAAGCCCTTGCGgctgagctggggagaggggagtgCGCATTCTGTGTTCTGTGTGGCGAGAGGCTACAGGGCCCAGGCGTGGCCCCTTTCAAAGGTACAAGGTCTTCTCATTCTGTagctgcccctgccccagaggCAGGAAATAGGAAGCCCCGTGGTCAGAGATGGAAGGAGCCCCCTGGAGAAGAACCggtcagaaagaaaagaggcagacCCATGACCAAAAACTTGGACCTGGACCCAGACCCTGACCCAGGTGAGGGAGAGGCCCATGACGGGCGTGGGCTCCAGGCGCAGTGCTCCAAGAGGAAAGTCACGCCAGGGCAGGGGGGCCGTCCAGGCCTCTGGACTCTGGCTTCAGTGGCCATAGGCAGCACAGCCTTACAGACTCTGTTCTATCCTGTCCTTCCTTCCAGACCCCCCATCACCTGACTCACCCATGGAGACTTTTGCTGCTCCTGCTGAGGTCCGTCACTTCACCGACGGCAGCTTCCCCCCGGGCTTCGTCCTCCAGCTCTTCTCTCACACACAGCTCAGGGCCTCAGACAGCAAGGACTCACCCAGAGAAGGGGTTGCTGCAGGAGGCCTTCCCCAGCCAGAAAGCCCCTCTCCAGGTGAGCTCCTGGGAGGGGACGACAAGGGTGGGTCGGAGAGAGCCAGGCTACATCCCTGGGGTCTGGCCTCCTCAAGGCTGCTCTGCAGCAGAGCCTGGGATACAGGTGGTTACTGCTCAGGGCCCCTGAGACGCGGGGCCGAGGGCGGGCAGACCAGAATGGTGGGGACTGGCCAGCAAGCTGAGCCGCTCTGTTAGCTCCTGGGGAGTGTCCTGGAGTTGGTTGTTAGGTTGGGCTAAGCCAGTACTCCCCAGAGCCTGACACCCATCAGCACACTTATGGCTGATTCCTCCTGGAACCTGAGGTGCCTAGCTCGCCCTGGTGGAGCCAGGGCCCGAGTGGGACTGGAACAGAACAGACCCCTGGTCAACTCAGCAGGCACCTCCGTAGAGAGCAGCTCAGTGACTTTTGAATGATAGCGTGAAGTGCTTGCATTTGTATCATGTTCAACCAATTTCAAGAAACTTTTCTATGTAGTTCATCTGGCCCTTAGAAAAGTCTGTTTTCCGCGTGGGAAGGTGGAGTCTCAGCTGGTTCTTCCCTCCCTTGATCCTTGTATTCGTTTTCTGTGGCTTCTATGACAAACTACCACAAATCTTAGTGGCTTACAAGAATACACTTTATTACTTttcagttctggaagtcagaggtCTAGAATGGGTTTCATCCATCTAAAATCGGCAGGGTCCTATTCTTTTCTAGAGGCTCCAGCAGGGGGTCGCTGGGGGGTAATCCATTTTCTTGTCCTGCCCAGCTTCTTAGAAGCGAGCATTCCTTGGCTATGGTCTCCTTccgtcttcaaagccagcagtggcCAGTAGAGTCTTTCTGAGGATGTCGTCTTTGTTCTGACttgtctgcctccctcttccccccctGGGACCCCTGTCATCCTGTGGAGCCCACCCAGATCATCCAGGACAATCTATTTTGAAGTCAGCTGGTTAGCAACATTAATTCCATCTACTGCCTCAGTTCTCCCTTGCCACGTAAGATAGCATAGTCAGAGATCCTGGGGATTAGGGAGTGGGATATCTTTGAGCAACACAGTCATATAGCCAGGCAGTGGCTGGATTCAGATTAGACCAGAACATGCCTTGGGAGGGCAGAGGCTGAGCCTcattcctcttcatctctccatGCCAGGCGCCTCGGGCTCaggaaatggctttttttttttttttaagattttatttattcatgagagacacagagagagagaggcagagacacaggcagagggagaagcaggctccatgcagtcccgatgtgggactcgatcccgatcctgggtctccaggatcaggccctgggctgaaggcggcgctaaaccgctgagccacccgtgctgcccagGAAATGGCTCTTGAAGGAGTGACCAGGTGACACACAGAGCACTTTGTCGTGGCCTGCCTGAAATAGTGCATTCGGAGTTAGAGCCCAGGGAAAGCTAGCACGGGAGGTACCAGGGGCTCCCCAGAGCAGGGGTCTCAAAAAGGAGGTGGACTTTTTgtacaaagaaaaagcaaaaaaaaaaaaaagaaaggaagaaaaagcaaatatgcCCCTTCTCTTGCCCACCCCACCTCACTCAACAGTGGTGAGCACTGTTAATAGTTGGTTTTGTGTCTTGAGACCTCTCACGAAGCTCAGCGTGTGCCTGTATGTGTGTACACGCACTTTTCACTGAATTCTATTTTACCAAGATAGGCTCTGTTTTTTCTCATCTTGAGGCAGGCGTCAGCTCTTCACGTAGATCACGGTCTTAACTGTCTCAAGTTTCAGCTTGAGCCACATTCCAGTCCTGCCTCCCCGAGACTGTGTGCTCTGCTTGGACTTGAGCGTTCCCTGAGCTTCCTCGTTCTCTTCGGTGGATCACTGCTTTAAATGGCTCACTGCTTCCACTGTTTAATGGGTCTTCTGGTTTCATTCTCGAAAGGGAGCCTTCATTTTGAAACCTGGGATACCCTGTGCCCCAATTCACCTGTCTGGAGTGGTGAGTAGCTGAGAAGGGAGTCCCTGAGACCTCACATTCCTTTGGGGTACGTGGGCAAAGTCTGAGGCCTTGGGATACATGAATATAATTGACATGAGAGGGTTTTTCTCAGCAGGTGGCAGAATCTAGGGAGGTTGGAGGTGGCGGGAACACACAGTGGACGCTGTGTAAGTGTTCCTGCCTGTAGCCAGGCTGGGCCCTCAGGGGAGCACTATGGAAAATAACATGAGTGAGGACAGAGTTTCTCTGTCCCCAAGAAATTTACTGTCTGTTTGAAGGTACAGGTTGGAGGAGTGACGCAGCCACTGTAGTTCTGTGCGGAGCAAAGGCTTCCAGAGCGGTGGCCACAGACTGTTTGGGGATCCCAAAGCTTGGGCAGATTTCTCAAAACCCTGTGAGGCTTCAACCAGAATATCTTCATGTTGAGTTGCTTTTTGTATTGAAGTTCTTAAAAGATTTTGAGTAAAGATTCTAATTCTATCagtttaaaaaggtttaaaagtCAAGGATTTAGAAATTGGTGAGGTCACTACGGTGAGGTCAGCTGAGCTGATGGATCACAGTGTGAAGCAGAGGAGACTTTCTGGAGCTTTCCAAAGGGCTTtgcaggaagagggaggggaagtgTCCaagccagagagaagggaagcCTTGAGGACCCCACTCACAAATTGTAAGGAAAATCCTCTTTGTCTTGCTAGTATTTGATTTGAGTAAGATCTAGAGACCTGGCTTTTAAGATACCTCGGCCAGGTCCAGTATGTTTCCAGGCTGGACCAAGGAAaaggtgtggtgtgtgtgtgtgtgtgtgtgcgcgcgcgcacgtgTATGCATGCGGGCACCTGTGCACATGAGTGTGAGCATGTGTGAATTTCACAAGGGACAGGGTCTTTGTTCTATTCGCTGCTATATCCTCGGTACTTGGTATCATACCTGGCACAAAGAAAGCTCTCAGTAAAGATTTATTGAAATAGTGGGTAGTGGCTGCCTTCACCGTCATTTGGTGGTAACATTTTCAGAGTCCCCGAGCAGAAACAAGCCTTAATGAGAAACAGGAGAAAAGGACTCAGGCCTACCCTCTGGAGAAGGTGTGTTCgtggacacacacatgcacaaatgtAGAGGAGAGAGGAACAGAGCTGGGGAAGCAGAGGGGTTTGGGCttcccaggagggaggagggccagCCCTGGGTTTGGAGTGCAGATGGGGCTCAGCTTGTCCCTGGGCTGATAGGTTCTTCTGGCTTGCTCTTTCATGGCCCTGGGCTTTGATCATGCATGCTTTCTGGAAGGGCATCACAAGTCAGGCCTCACTCTCCTGAGGCTCCCCTCCACACCCACCCTCACCTCTGCCCTCTATGCTACCAGAAGGAACTGGTACTTAATCCTGTTGCTTTGAGAAGTCCTGAAGTTCATGAGCTCTTACCATGTGCCAAACTCTTAACATCTTTGTGTAATCTGTCTCCTTAAATTCCCACAACCACCATACACAGTATTTGGGGAAGAGGACACAGCCTTGGGGAGGCAAGGCACTCTCAGGGCCCCTCACCTAGTAAGCGACAGCATGTGTGCATTTCCACCTGTGTCCTTCTCCTCTGCAGCATCCAAGCCACATCCTCTGCCTTCTCATTGCTGCTGGAGCTAAACCCCGCTAGCAAAGCTTGGCCCCCTGGGCCTCTCACTAGACCCCAGCTGTCTGCCTTGCTAGCCACCATTtcctctgtcctctgctctctgTCCACCGTTCGGTTTTCCCTCTCCTGTAGATTGCATCCGGCAGCCGATGCAAGCTGAGATTTCCCCCTTGCCTCCTCATCCCTCGCTAGCCACTGTCCCATTTGTCGCCAAACTTTTTCAGCAAGGCTGGGGACTATTTTCTGCACTAACCAACCCTCGTCTCTCTGGGAGCCGCTTCAGCCCTGTTCCCATCTTCCAGCCTCATGCTGACGTGGCTTTTCCAGCAAGGTCACCATTGACTTGTCTAAAATGAGAATCCAGTGGTCGATTCTCAGTCCATGCCCTTCCCGATGTGACAAAACAGTGACCCCAGCCCTCGGCCTTTCCCAGAGCCACTTGCCATCTGTGGGCTTCCCAGGCAACCTTCTGGGTTTTCCTCTAGCCTCACTGGCTGTTCCACTTCTGCTCTTTCACACATGGCTCCCTGAGTCGGATCTGCTGAttatctttcctccttttttttgaATGTAAGCTGTTTCAGGTCAGGATATGTGTCTGTTTCGTTTCCTGTGATGCACCCGGCAGACGATCCATGTGCTGCCCGCGTGTCTGGTGCGTGAGTGGTTAAGTGAGTGACCGGATACCAGATACCTCAACCAGCAGGGCCTTCCTCACTCCCAGAGCGATCCACCCCAAGTTCAcctgctcccagctcccagccggATCTGCTGATTCCAGCCTCTCTTCCAGATGCCCATGTGACCGGTCTGTGATTGTAAGATCTGTCACACtgaaccccccgccccccacccccagtcaccttcctcttcccagcctcctctcccctcttGCATTCTACACTTTGCTCAGGCTCAATCCTGGCGTCATCCTCTTCTGTTTCTCAGACTCCACATGAACCTCCCGCGTATCCTGTTAGCCCCACCTCCAAAATCCATTCAGAATTCATCTTCCTGtctcacccctcctccccacccccccactcgcTGAGGCTGCCCTGGTCCCAGCCATCTCTTGCCTGGTTCCTTTAACAGTCCTCTCCGTGGGCTCCTGGCCTCTGGTCTTTGCCCGCTATGGTCTCCTCTCCTACGGTACAGGGTCCCCAGTGCAAACCAAGTTGGGCGCTGTCACTGCTATCCCTGTTACACTCCAGAAAAGAAGCTAGAGTTCTCCTGGTGACTAGTGATGTTCTCCCCAGGATCCCACTTCTACCCTATCCCACCCACTGCATAGGTACTGGCCTGCTGTGAAAGATCTTTCCCAAAACAGACATCAGGACAGTTGCAGTCACCATGTCTGGTTCTGATTTCCATGTAAAATACTTTTGTGCATTCCCATGTGATAGGGGATGCTTTCATGGCTGCACAGTCACTGTGGGGGTCTGCTCTCCCCTCCTTGGGGTCCTGGCTTTGCTTATTTGGAGCAGCTCCTCCCCAGTTATGGTAAACGTCCGATCTCCCCATGTGGTGGGTCCCGATGGGAGGTGAAGGGCCTGGTGGGGCTCGcagagcagagctgggactcTAACCCAGGACTGGCCATCaggttttccctcctttccctctgtaTCCATTTGTGAGCCCCGTAGTGGGCAGAGCCATCTTCTCTTTGGggtgttccccacccccaccacctctgCCCACAGAGGCTGGGGCGCCCAGTGAGTTTTAGATGAAGTGGAGTGAGCTGAAGTTACATAAGAGGTGAGCATACAGCAGTGAGCATGTGTGTACCAAAACACATGGGGGAGGAAGCCAACAGGGTGTGCCCGACTTCTACCTAAGAAGCAAGGATCTCATCTTTTGGTTTGTTGGGGTCCTTGGATGAGCCAAGAGTGGAGCTTTCCTCTGTTCCTTGGGCTCCCCCTCATACCAGGCCCTGGACTGTGGAAAGGAAGAGCTAGAAATGGTAATGCAGAAGCCTTCAGGGGCCATTCTCGGGATGGGGGTCCAAAGGGCCCTGACTTTTGCTCTCTGCTCCCATCGCTGCCCAGCTCCCCCTCCGGGGCTTCGCGGGACGCTGGATCTCCAGGTTATCCGCGTACGGATGGAGGAGCCCCCAGCAGTCAGCCTCCTGCAAGATTGGTCCAAGCACCCCCAGGGCACCAAGAGTGTGGGAGGAGGTGACCCCCCCAACTGGCCTGTGGTTCTGTCAGAGTCCAGCACCACCATGGGGGGGCAGCCAGAGGCAGGGAGTGGCATGTAGGTTCTCGCtttcctggggagggagggagggaggaggcaaggtCCCCCTTTGGCTTATCACTCAGAGCTGCCCAGCTTGGCCACCTGATGGAGAGAGTAAAACCAGGTGCCAAGGCAGGATGGAGGAGAGGATGGGGGGCAGCATCCGTTGTTACTTGGGGGCACTGGAAGATGTTGACCCCTGGCAAGGCACAAGACCAGGCCCTGGGAAGGGCAAGGCTGGCCTCAGGGCTGTCGTATGGTAGGGCATTGGGCCTGTGGAGAACACCTACCCCAATCCTTTTGCTGACCCAGACCTCTCcgtcccccttccttcccccctcttAGCCCCCACCATTCTCCCTTGGCACAGTGCCTTACATAAGAGGTGGTCACGATGGGGTTTGAACTGAGTCCCACTACCTCGGGGGacgcctctcctcccccacctgtTCAGGCTTCTAAACCAGGAGGCCTCCATTACCTCTTCCCGCTCCATCCCTGCAGGAGGCCCAAGCAGACCACCTGGGGGCTTTGTTCACTCCCTCCTTTTCACTTACTTTCCTGTTGTATATATCTCCTTTGttgacaataaattatttttttttattaagagttCTGTCTGGGTCATCATTGGGGGAAGGGGTTTGCTAACAGGATCTCCAGGCTCCTGGAGTGACCTtgaggggcaggagggctggAAATTTGTcctgggtgggagggcagagCAGGGCCAGGGTAGGGCCTCATTGGCTCCATGGAGGTGTGGAGCTGACTGGGCGTGAGTCACAGAGAGACCCTGCACCCCTTCTCCCAGCCCTTGAAATGGGGTCAGAAACattctttgggatgcctgggtggctcagcggttgagcatctgccttcagctcaggtcatgatcctggagtcccaggatcaagtcccatcccgcatcaggctccctgcagggaacctgcttctccctctgcctctctgtctcatgaataaatcaatccaaggaagggagggagggagggaaaagaaaacaccTCCTCTTTAATGTTTTGTACCTTCTGACTCACCTAGTGAACCTTGTCCCAGAGAGCCCACGGTGGGGGACAGGGGCTAATTACACCCTACTTGTTGACCTTCTAAAGTGAAATGGTTGAGGCAGGCGTGTGGTGCCTTACTCTAGCCCACCCTCTCCCTGGCTTGATTAAAAACTCCCTCCTTTGCCTGGTTTCCCCATTCCCTGGACCAAGAGATGGCCCACTCTGGGTTTCTTCACCAGATTCCTTACCCTCCTAAACCAACATCACAGGCCAAATCTATGTGGAATCTTGTTTCTCTCCCATTGGTGATATGGGCATAGAAGAGGGACACGGGGAGCTCCCTGCCAGACCCCAAACCCCACTGTCATATTTAGAATCCAGAGGCAAGTGGAGCATCAGGACAGTCCACCCCCTGCACCAGGACTGCTTTCCTGCTCCTGATAAATACTGCGTATCAGGGCAGAGGTGAGGCCTTGATAGCACTCTGAAGGAAGAGTTCACCTACGACACTGAGCTAGCTGGGTTTTGAGACTAACCGGAAAGCTAGTCTTGAGATCAGGAGGGATCTAGGTATGAGCATACTGCAAGCATGCTGGGTGCTGCTCTGAGCTGGTGTCACCCAGATGTGGGCCAGGGGTGGGTAGTCTCTGTGTGGTGGCTTCCCGGGATGTGGTCCTTTCTCCCTAACAAGCTTGGGAGAAGGAGGGCAAAGCTGTAGGGCCCTTGTCACAGGGGATAAGAAGGCACAGATATGGTTCAGAACACTTTGTGTCTCGGGTGGCTTCACCAGTGCGTGACAGGTGGGCCACAGACCTCCACTGCATCTCCACCACTGTTTCTGCAAACTGGTAAAACTTCTCTCCCACTTAACAGGCAGGAAGGAATAAGGCTGAAAATCAGGCTTTGAAACG
This is a stretch of genomic DNA from Canis aureus isolate CA01 chromosome 21, VMU_Caureus_v.1.0, whole genome shotgun sequence. It encodes these proteins:
- the SPINDOC gene encoding spindlin interactor and repressor of chromatin-binding protein isoform X3, with translation MAQQEKTPPPRPNLLEAGSDGCEEPKQQVSWEQEFLVGNSPGGSGRALCMVCGSEIRSPSADTARMHILEQHPHTLDLSPSEKSNILEAWSEGVALLQDIRAEQPSSPTSDSGQDVEADPDSDPDPAKMPAEIVVLLDSEDNPSLPKRSRPRGLRPLELPAAPAPEAGNRKPRGQRWKEPPGEEPVRKKRGRPMTKNLDLDPDPDPDPPSPDSPMETFAAPAEVRHFTDGSFPPGFVLQLFSHTQLRASDSKDSPREGVAAGGLPQPESPSPAPPPGLRGTLDLQVIRVRMEEPPAVSLLQDWSKHPQGTKSVGGGDPPNWPVVLSESSTTMGGQPEAGSGM
- the SPINDOC gene encoding spindlin interactor and repressor of chromatin-binding protein isoform X2, whose protein sequence is MALKAEGAALDCFEVTLKCEEGEDEEEAVVVAVIPRPEPMLRVAQQEKTPPPRPNLLEAGSDGCEEPKQQVSWEQEFLVGNSPGGSGRALCMVCGSEIRSPSADTARMHILEQHPHTLDLSPSEKSNILEAWSEGVALLQDIRAEQPSSPTSDSGQDVEADPDSDPDPAKMPAEIVVLLDSEDNPSLPKRSRPRGLRPLELPAAPAPEAGNRKPRGQRWKEPPGEEPVRKKRGRPMTKNLDLDPDPDPDPPSPDSPMETFAAPAEVRHFTDGSFPPGFVLQLFSHTQLRASDSKDSPREGVAAGGLPQPESPSPALPGPDIGPEPSHQILSVPLPSRGNSLIPPKGHTSLQRRKQCRTSGLTAISVPRISSDPTLWVA